A single region of the Pseudorhodoplanes sp. genome encodes:
- a CDS encoding cytidine deaminase, protein MLTKEDHELIEAAREAIRQRYRNDWQEVGAALRTREGRIVTGVNIDAYLGRMAVCAEPIAIGRAITEAGDKGIETIVAVRHPKPEDTDRTIKVVSPCGMCRETIYDYDAKARVIVPNGNSEEVVSIADLLPNKYTRGQAG, encoded by the coding sequence ATGCTGACCAAAGAGGACCACGAATTGATCGAGGCCGCGCGCGAGGCAATCAGGCAGCGCTACCGCAACGACTGGCAGGAGGTCGGCGCGGCGTTGCGTACGCGCGAGGGCCGCATCGTGACCGGCGTCAACATCGACGCCTATCTTGGCCGCATGGCGGTCTGCGCCGAGCCGATCGCCATCGGCCGCGCGATCACCGAAGCGGGCGACAAGGGCATTGAGACTATTGTGGCCGTGCGTCATCCGAAACCGGAGGACACGGACCGCACCATCAAGGTGGTGTCGCCGTGCGGCATGTGCCGGGAGACGATCTACGACTATGACGCGAAAGCGCGCGTGATTGTGCCGAACGGCAACAGCGAGGAGGTTGTGTCGATCGCCGATCTCTTGCCGAACAAATATACGCGCGGTCAGGCGGGCTGA
- the ruvA gene encoding Holliday junction branch migration protein RuvA: MIGKLKGTIDSYGEDYVILDVHGVGYQVHCSARTLQALPPQGEAATLSIETHVREDQIRLFGFTSDHEREWFRLLQTVQGVGVKVALALLGTLKPSDLADAIALRDKAAVSRAPGVGAKVAERIVTELKDKVPAFSNVDPAVVALAGAVEESRAPRPVLDAISALINLGYAQPQASAAIAAAARQAGEGADTAKLIRFGLKELAK, translated from the coding sequence ATGATCGGCAAGCTCAAAGGCACGATCGATTCCTACGGCGAGGATTACGTCATCCTGGACGTGCACGGCGTCGGCTATCAGGTGCATTGCTCCGCGCGCACGCTGCAGGCGCTGCCGCCGCAGGGCGAAGCCGCGACGTTGTCAATCGAGACGCATGTGCGCGAGGACCAGATCAGGCTGTTCGGTTTCACGAGCGATCATGAGCGCGAATGGTTCCGTCTGCTGCAGACCGTGCAAGGCGTTGGCGTGAAGGTGGCGCTTGCGCTCCTTGGAACGCTGAAACCCTCCGATCTCGCAGATGCCATTGCCCTGCGCGACAAGGCGGCGGTGTCGCGCGCGCCGGGCGTCGGCGCCAAGGTTGCCGAACGCATTGTCACCGAGCTGAAGGACAAGGTTCCGGCCTTCAGCAATGTCGATCCGGCGGTGGTGGCTTTGGCGGGTGCCGTCGAGGAGAGCCGGGCGCCGCGTCCGGTGCTGGACGCTATCTCGGCTCTCATCAATCTCGGCTATGCTCAGCCGCAGGCCTCCGCCGCAATCGCGGCGGCGGCGCGGCAGGCCGGCGAGGGCGCCGACACCGCGAAGCTGATACGTTTCGGCCTGAAGGAACTGGCGAAGTAA
- a CDS encoding DUF3592 domain-containing protein yields MSVPLVDEHGTRRASKRDQRGVRNFGRLLLFIAATPFALGLYGCVMGALTLRWPQTQAKILGSDLRIHLTQTRGPDGTSQTDTRATVDVAYAYSVNGRDYTSGEIEPYTWGMQNSALSRKHKERYPKDAVVSAAYDPENPAIAYLEPRPSATSMMFLGIGLIMGLSGLYVLWCVRRGIGRMAT; encoded by the coding sequence ATGAGCGTGCCGTTGGTCGATGAACACGGGACCCGCCGCGCCAGCAAGCGCGATCAGCGCGGCGTGCGCAATTTCGGACGGCTCCTGCTGTTCATCGCGGCGACGCCCTTTGCGCTCGGGCTTTACGGCTGCGTGATGGGCGCGCTCACGCTGCGATGGCCGCAAACGCAGGCGAAGATCCTCGGCTCCGACCTGCGCATCCATCTCACGCAGACGCGCGGCCCGGACGGGACGAGCCAGACCGATACACGCGCGACCGTGGACGTCGCCTATGCCTACAGCGTGAATGGCCGCGATTATACGAGCGGAGAGATCGAGCCCTATACGTGGGGCATGCAGAACTCTGCGCTGTCGCGTAAGCACAAGGAACGTTACCCGAAAGATGCAGTAGTCAGCGCTGCCTACGATCCGGAGAATCCCGCTATCGCCTATCTGGAACCGCGGCCAAGCGCGACCTCGATGATGTTTCTCGGCATCGGCCTGATCATGGGCCTGTCGGGCCTTTATGTTCTTTGGTGCGTCAGGCGCGGCATCGGGCGGATGGCGACATGA
- the ruvC gene encoding crossover junction endodeoxyribonuclease RuvC has protein sequence MIKASIRILGIDPGLRRTGWGVIACEGNRLSYLACGSVETSERAELATRLVAIHDGLARVIEEFRPDEAAVENTFVNKDAGATLKLGQARGIALLIPARAGLAVAEYAPNLVKKTVVGAGHAEKKQIRVMIGVLLPKADPQSEDAADALAIAICHAHHRASPLLRAVAQ, from the coding sequence GTGATCAAGGCATCGATTCGCATTCTCGGCATCGACCCGGGCCTCCGCCGCACCGGTTGGGGCGTCATTGCCTGCGAAGGGAACCGCCTCTCGTATCTTGCCTGCGGCTCGGTGGAAACCAGCGAACGCGCCGAACTGGCGACGCGGCTGGTCGCGATTCACGACGGGCTGGCACGCGTCATCGAAGAGTTCCGGCCGGATGAGGCGGCTGTGGAAAACACCTTCGTCAACAAGGACGCAGGCGCCACCCTGAAACTCGGTCAGGCGCGCGGCATTGCGCTGCTCATCCCCGCCCGCGCCGGCCTTGCAGTGGCGGAATATGCGCCGAACCTCGTGAAGAAAACCGTCGTTGGGGCGGGGCATGCCGAAAAGAAGCAAATCCGCGTGATGATCGGCGTGTTGCTGCCGAAAGCCGACCCGCAATCGGAAGACGCGGCCGACGCGCTCGCAATTGCCATCTGTCATGCGCATCATCGCGCAAGCCCGCTGTTAAGAGCTGTCGCACAATGA
- a CDS encoding DMT family transporter → MLDAAKTSSTKGQSHHPSLIGIASALGAILIWAGWIVATRYAAQTLDISIVALLRYGIPALALTPLWLRTGLMPRGVSTRALLALIVGAGTPFFLAAAFGMRFAPAAEVGPLLPGTMPLFVALLAGLFYREHMSALRKAGFVLIAAGIVVIVAPQMLAAPTDAIGHVLILVSALLWAIYTIALRQTGLSAFEATALISVWSAISMLPFGTMPLIDAIQQGRVAEITLQALVQGILSGIVATILFAIAILRLGPSRAAAFAALLPALVAILAVPVLGEVPDALALIGIIAASFGVAFASGAFDHKAG, encoded by the coding sequence ATGTTGGACGCCGCGAAGACATCTTCCACGAAGGGGCAATCTCACCATCCGTCGCTGATCGGCATTGCATCGGCGCTCGGTGCGATCTTGATATGGGCCGGCTGGATCGTCGCCACCCGCTACGCTGCGCAAACCCTGGACATTTCCATTGTGGCGCTGCTGCGTTACGGCATTCCGGCTCTGGCGCTGACGCCGCTATGGCTGCGCACCGGACTGATGCCGCGCGGTGTTTCAACGCGTGCGCTCCTCGCGCTGATTGTCGGTGCCGGCACGCCATTCTTCCTGGCTGCGGCATTCGGCATGCGATTCGCGCCGGCGGCCGAGGTAGGCCCGTTGCTGCCAGGCACCATGCCGCTTTTCGTCGCGCTGCTTGCAGGCCTGTTCTATCGCGAACACATGAGTGCGCTGCGCAAGGCCGGATTTGTTCTGATCGCTGCGGGCATTGTCGTGATCGTCGCGCCGCAAATGCTGGCGGCGCCGACCGACGCGATAGGCCATGTGTTGATCCTGGTCAGCGCCCTGTTGTGGGCGATCTACACCATCGCGCTGCGGCAGACCGGTCTCTCGGCCTTCGAAGCGACGGCGCTGATTTCGGTGTGGTCGGCGATTTCGATGCTGCCGTTCGGAACAATGCCGCTGATCGACGCTATCCAGCAGGGGCGGGTGGCAGAAATCACCCTGCAGGCGCTGGTGCAAGGCATCCTTTCCGGCATTGTCGCGACCATCCTGTTTGCGATTGCAATCCTGCGGCTCGGGCCCTCGCGCGCGGCCGCCTTCGCAGCGCTGCTGCCGGCTTTGGTTGCGATCCTGGCCGTTCCGGTCCTTGGCGAAGTCCCGGATGCGCTGGCCCTGATTGGTATTATCGCGGCTTCCTTTGGCGTCGCCTTTGCGAGCGGGGCTTTCGATCACAAAGCCGGCTAG